A genomic region of Ursus arctos isolate Adak ecotype North America unplaced genomic scaffold, UrsArc2.0 scaffold_8, whole genome shotgun sequence contains the following coding sequences:
- the PRR30 gene encoding proline-rich protein 30 encodes MLPQNKNQVLLQNAAPPGRPPLGPSQLVDSPPSHLQPLPPQRPPPCTPPPRSHSPGSGFYSSDSNSDFILHPYSSSLPSSPSFFHQNYLSLSLPPSSSPSHRLYPSPTHTHSSSPSQLQNTSLPHSHCQSPSPPGDCLSSTVTSPTPSLPSGGVHSNRQTWPWHQYGDTGSPGMVGECVASERDPAEFRDPGALAQALVVHLGHRRIAHDLRLLLLQRLWLGRTGQAPVVEYPICLVCLKPRSPSCPIPRYRTGPRLLAFPQLLPCAQGQESGPLRIGIGFGLRLPRGQARALHLLPERRPEEAGPQRKAAQARGYQTRASQAPAAQAPVAQVPADPARGTPSSRMASLRSTGLQSPNSMRFSGPLPQAPKQATVSPKPRPSSAPKRPASPEPILRKSPP; translated from the coding sequence ATGTTGCCTCAAAACAAGAACCAGGTGCTGCTACAGAACGCAGCGCCCCCTGGGCGCCCCCCTCTGGGCCCCTCACAACTTGTGGACTCCCCACCCAGCCACCTACAGCCTCTGCCTCCCCAGAGACCACCCccttgcacccctcccccacggTCCCACTCTCCTGGCTCCGGTTTCTACTCTTCTGACTCAAATTCTGACTTTATCCTACACCCttactcttcctctctcccaagttcccccagtttctttcatcagaattacctctctctttcccttccaccctcttcctctccctcccaccggCTATACCCCTCCCCTACTCATActcattcctcctctccctctcagcTCCAGAAcacctctcttccccactctcaTTGCCAGTCTCCTTCCCCCCCAGGAGACTGCCTTAGCTCCACTGTCACTTCCCCGACCCCCAGCCTACCTTCTGGTGGGGTCCACTCAAACAGGCAGACATGGCCCTGGCATCAGTACGGGGACACCGGGTCCCCTGGGATGGTGGGAGAATGCGTGGCAAGCGAGAGGGACCCTGCAGAGTTCAGGGACCCAGGagccctggcccaggccctggTGGTCCACCTGGGGCACCGCCGCATTGCACACGACCTGCGGCTCCTGCTTTTGCAGCGCCTGTGGCTAGGCAGAACTGGCCAGGCCCCAGTTGTAGAATATCCTATATGCCTGGTGTGCCTCAAGCCCCGCAGCCCCTCTTGCCCCATCCCCAGGTACAGGACTGGACCCCGGCTGCTTGCCTTCCCCCAGCTGCTGCCCTGTGCACAGGGCCAGGAATCCGGACCGCTCCGCATAGGCATTGGTTTTGGCCTCCGCCTGCCTCGGGGCCAGGCCAGGGCCTTGCATCTGTTGCCAGAAAGAAGGCCAGAGGAAGCAGGGCCTCAGCGCAAGGCTGCTCAGGCCCGTGGATATCAAACCCGGGCATCCCAGGCTCCAGCCGCTCAAGCACCAGTGGCTCAGGTGCCGGCAGATCCAGCCCGGGGAACACCCTCCTCCCGGATGGCGAGTCTCAGATCTACAGGCCTTCAATCACCAAACTCTATGCGCTTTTCAGGGCCTCTACCTCAGGCACCCAAACAGGCCACTGTCTCCCCGAAACCCAGGCCTTCCTCTGCGCCCAAGAGGCCTGCCTCTCCAGAGCCCATTCTCCGAAAGTCACCACCCTAG